A region of Desulfolithobacter dissulfuricans DNA encodes the following proteins:
- a CDS encoding LeuA family protein, which produces MTSPPHTLKTFQGIVDSTLREGEQTPGVHFSPDQRLEIVARLARVGIDEIELGIASARNPHLPEFIGQVRERIGQQSRLALWCRCRREDIDFAVACAPDVLSLSIPASDLHIEERLQKDRAWILRTLEESITRALEAGIPLVSVGLEDATRADRPFLYQLVQTAEQSGASRIRLADTVGICSPAEIADLVRRIGKRTTLALGVHTHNDFGMATANSIAAQEAGAAWIDATVLGLGERAGNCRLEETVGFLCLKKGLKRYHTAELRPLCLLVSNVAGTTITPGHPVVGEDIFTCETGLHLHGLTSNPATYEPYDPNMVGARRNLRFGHKVGRRALLNHLQALGYPVDDNEIEKLLHRLRSSAGSKTLSDEELILLLE; this is translated from the coding sequence ATGACCAGCCCACCCCACACATTGAAGACGTTCCAGGGCATCGTCGACTCGACCCTGCGCGAGGGCGAACAGACGCCCGGGGTCCACTTTTCCCCGGACCAGCGGCTGGAGATCGTCGCCCGGCTGGCAAGGGTCGGCATCGACGAGATCGAGCTTGGCATCGCCTCGGCCAGGAACCCCCATCTTCCGGAGTTCATCGGCCAGGTCAGGGAGCGCATCGGCCAACAGAGCCGCCTGGCCCTCTGGTGCCGCTGCCGCCGGGAGGATATTGACTTCGCCGTGGCCTGCGCCCCGGACGTCCTCTCCCTCTCCATTCCCGCCTCGGACCTCCATATAGAAGAGCGGCTGCAAAAGGACCGGGCCTGGATTCTCCGCACCCTGGAAGAATCCATCACCAGGGCCCTCGAGGCCGGCATCCCGCTGGTTTCTGTCGGCCTGGAGGACGCCACCCGTGCCGACAGACCGTTTCTGTATCAGCTGGTACAAACCGCGGAACAAAGCGGGGCCTCCAGGATCCGGCTGGCCGATACCGTGGGTATCTGTTCTCCGGCCGAGATCGCCGACCTGGTCCGGAGGATCGGGAAAAGAACCACCCTGGCCCTGGGCGTCCATACCCACAACGATTTCGGCATGGCCACGGCCAACAGCATAGCCGCCCAGGAAGCCGGCGCGGCCTGGATCGACGCCACGGTGCTGGGCCTGGGTGAACGGGCAGGCAACTGCCGGCTGGAAGAAACCGTTGGCTTTCTCTGCCTGAAAAAGGGGCTCAAACGATACCACACCGCCGAACTGCGCCCCCTCTGCCTGCTGGTCAGCAATGTCGCCGGCACCACCATCACTCCGGGCCATCCCGTTGTCGGCGAGGACATCTTCACCTGTGAAACCGGCCTCCACCTGCACGGCCTGACCAGCAATCCAGCCACGTACGAACCCTATGACCCGAACATGGTCGGCGCCCGGCGGAACCTGCGCTTCGGCCACAAGGTCGGCCGCCGTGCTCTGCTCAATCACCTCCAGGCCCTGGGTTACCCGGTGGACGACAATGAAATAGAAAAGTTACTCCACCGGCTACGCAGCAGCGCTGGCAGCAAAACCCTCAGCGACGAGGAGTTAATCCTTCTACTTGAATAA
- a CDS encoding type 1 glutamine amidotransferase — protein sequence MALCFLVLQHVPWEPPGLLLLQGARQLGIELQVVRMWEQAPPDPADFDALILLSGPDNGTWEQDYPFLGLERRYLMAWLSLDRPCLGFGLGHQLMAQAVGATIGPNFLPGIGFVEGHLTHDGRNHPLFATIDTPLALFKFHSQSVQSPVSPNMLLLATSSQCVVEAFCVKGRPHIIGLQFDNHAAHPCDIEHRLQHRDQMRLPLPSRANRIESLLDEAMRCQRTLADDFFRILQNFSGLVTRWYQTT from the coding sequence ATGGCCCTTTGTTTCCTCGTTCTGCAGCATGTTCCCTGGGAGCCCCCGGGACTTCTGCTCCTGCAGGGTGCCAGACAGCTCGGCATCGAACTGCAGGTCGTCAGAATGTGGGAGCAGGCCCCGCCGGACCCGGCCGACTTTGACGCCCTCATTCTGCTCAGCGGTCCGGATAACGGAACCTGGGAGCAAGACTACCCCTTTCTCGGCCTGGAACGACGGTATCTTATGGCCTGGCTGTCACTGGACAGACCCTGTCTTGGCTTTGGCCTTGGCCACCAGCTCATGGCCCAGGCGGTAGGAGCGACCATCGGCCCCAACTTTCTGCCCGGCATCGGTTTTGTGGAAGGGCACCTGACCCACGACGGGCGTAACCATCCGCTGTTCGCGACCATTGATACCCCGCTTGCTCTTTTCAAGTTCCACAGCCAGTCGGTACAGTCACCGGTATCACCCAACATGCTTCTGCTGGCCACCTCGAGCCAGTGCGTGGTAGAGGCGTTCTGCGTCAAGGGCCGGCCCCATATCATCGGCCTGCAGTTTGACAATCATGCCGCCCATCCCTGTGATATCGAACACCGGCTGCAGCACCGGGACCAGATGCGTCTCCCTTTACCTTCCCGGGCAAACAGGATAGAATCCCTGCTTGACGAAGCCATGCGCTGCCAGCGCACCCTGGCGGACGATTTTTTCCGGATCTTGCAGAATTTTTCCGGGCTGGTCACCCGCTGGTACCAGACAACCTGA
- a CDS encoding ammonium transporter has protein sequence MKNKMIPLLLLLALFAVTAPAFGAEETVQVTVETNAAAVEAVQTNLNFVWTLIAAALVFFMQAGFAMVESGFTRAKSAVNIMMKNLLDFSMGSLAFWAVGFGLMFGATKTGWFGTTDFFLSGWTGPDGDPWVLAFWMFQCVFAATAATIVSGAVAERTKFTGYLIYSFVVCAFIYPIFGSWAWGSLLNGNGWLEGKGFIDFAGSTVVHSIGGWCALAGAIVLGPRKGKYGPKGEIRAIPGHNIPLAAIGVFILWLGWFGFNPGSTTTGDTSIAMIFVNTNLAAAAGVVAAMMISWIMFKKPDVGMSLNGALAGLVGITAGCANVSPTSSIIIGLIAGVIVVLSVVTLDRLHIDDPVGAVSVHGVCGAWGTLAAGLFNMEGVTTAIITTQLIGIVAAFVWAFGTAFILFKTIDKTIGLRISEEDELLGVDIVEHGAHAYNDFQTIN, from the coding sequence ATGAAAAACAAAATGATTCCACTTCTGCTGCTACTGGCACTTTTTGCCGTCACCGCCCCGGCGTTCGGGGCCGAGGAAACAGTCCAGGTCACCGTTGAAACCAATGCGGCCGCGGTCGAAGCGGTGCAGACCAACCTCAACTTTGTCTGGACTCTTATCGCCGCCGCCCTGGTCTTTTTCATGCAGGCCGGCTTTGCCATGGTAGAATCGGGTTTCACCCGAGCCAAGAGCGCAGTGAATATCATGATGAAGAATCTGCTCGACTTCTCCATGGGATCCCTTGCGTTCTGGGCCGTGGGCTTTGGCCTCATGTTCGGCGCCACCAAGACCGGCTGGTTCGGCACCACTGACTTCTTCCTCTCCGGCTGGACCGGACCGGACGGAGATCCCTGGGTTCTGGCCTTCTGGATGTTCCAGTGTGTATTTGCCGCCACGGCAGCCACCATTGTCTCCGGTGCGGTTGCCGAACGGACCAAATTCACCGGCTACCTGATCTACTCCTTCGTAGTCTGTGCCTTTATCTACCCGATCTTCGGCTCCTGGGCCTGGGGTTCGCTGCTGAACGGAAACGGCTGGCTGGAGGGCAAGGGTTTCATCGACTTTGCCGGTTCCACCGTGGTCCATTCCATTGGTGGCTGGTGCGCCCTGGCCGGTGCCATCGTCCTTGGTCCGCGGAAAGGCAAATATGGTCCCAAGGGTGAGATTCGCGCCATCCCGGGTCACAACATCCCCCTGGCCGCCATCGGTGTCTTCATCCTCTGGCTTGGCTGGTTCGGCTTCAACCCCGGCTCCACCACAACCGGCGACACCTCCATCGCCATGATCTTTGTCAATACCAACCTGGCCGCAGCCGCCGGTGTTGTCGCCGCCATGATGATCTCCTGGATCATGTTCAAGAAACCTGACGTGGGCATGAGCTTAAACGGCGCCCTGGCCGGCCTGGTAGGTATTACCGCCGGATGTGCCAACGTCAGCCCGACCAGCTCCATCATCATCGGCCTGATCGCCGGCGTCATCGTGGTCCTCTCGGTCGTGACCCTGGACCGGCTCCACATCGACGATCCGGTCGGCGCAGTATCTGTCCACGGAGTCTGCGGCGCCTGGGGCACCCTGGCCGCCGGACTCTTCAACATGGAGGGTGTAACCACTGCCATCATCACCACCCAGCTGATCGGCATCGTCGCCGCCTTTGTCTGGGCCTTTGGCACCGCTTTCATCCTCTTCAAGACCATTGACAAGACCATTGGCCTGCGGATTTCCGAAGAAGACGAACTGCTTGGTGTGGACATCGTCGAACACGGCGCCCACGCATACAACGACTTCCAGACCATCAACTGA
- a CDS encoding P-II family nitrogen regulator, with amino-acid sequence MKKIEAIIKPFKLDDLKEALHELGVQGMTVVEVKGFGRQKGHTEIYRGAEYVVDFIPKVKVEVTVTSDLVDKVVDTITNAVRTGKIGDGKIFVLPVEKVVRIRTGETNEDAL; translated from the coding sequence ATGAAGAAGATTGAGGCAATCATCAAGCCGTTCAAGCTCGATGACCTGAAGGAGGCGCTGCACGAGCTTGGTGTTCAGGGCATGACCGTGGTTGAAGTCAAAGGCTTTGGTCGACAGAAGGGTCACACGGAGATCTATCGTGGGGCCGAGTACGTGGTGGACTTCATTCCCAAGGTCAAGGTGGAAGTTACGGTAACCTCGGACCTGGTGGACAAAGTTGTGGACACCATCACCAATGCTGTCCGGACCGGTAAGATCGGTGATGGCAAGATTTTTGTCCTGCCGGTGGAAAAGGTTGTACGCATCCGCACCGGCGAGACCAACGAGGATGCACTGTAG
- the thiC gene encoding phosphomethylpyrimidine synthase ThiC, which yields MSIREDALTGKKTDLFVTCAANENMDVETLMAGVAEGTIAIPKNRHHNFEKIMAIGKGTSTKVNANIGSSRDIASLDAELEKLRVSVKAGTDTVMDLSMGGDLDAVRRGILENCPVPLGTVPIYQAVAETVEQQNKEIVEVTVDHMFKTIEKQAMDGVDFMTIHCGITRNLQQRLLQEKRIMGVVSRGGSFLLEWMSHHKKENPFYEHFDDLLAILKEHEVTLSLGDGIRPGCLADATDRNQIQELIHLGELTQRAWEAGVQVIIEGPGHMPLDQVSANVLLQKKICHGAPFYVLGPLVTDIAPGYDHITGAIGGAIAAAAGADYLCYVTPAEHLKLPDIQDVHEGVIASKIAAHAADIVKGVPGAMELDNEMARRRNALDWKGQIELSVDPEKAARFREEGLSDKGPTCSMCGSYCAIQVFNRSQHNLEKEQKNGGCGSNCGSGK from the coding sequence ATGAGTATTCGTGAAGATGCCCTGACCGGTAAGAAAACCGACCTTTTTGTTACCTGTGCTGCCAACGAGAATATGGATGTGGAAACCCTGATGGCAGGGGTTGCCGAAGGAACCATTGCCATTCCGAAAAACCGGCATCACAATTTTGAAAAGATCATGGCCATTGGCAAGGGTACGTCCACCAAGGTCAATGCCAACATCGGGTCTTCCAGGGATATCGCCAGCCTGGATGCAGAGCTTGAGAAGCTGCGGGTTTCGGTCAAGGCCGGAACTGATACGGTCATGGATCTCTCCATGGGCGGGGATCTCGATGCCGTCCGGCGCGGTATTCTGGAGAACTGCCCGGTGCCGCTGGGAACGGTGCCTATCTACCAGGCCGTGGCCGAGACCGTGGAGCAGCAGAACAAGGAGATCGTCGAGGTCACGGTCGACCACATGTTCAAGACCATTGAGAAGCAGGCCATGGACGGGGTCGATTTCATGACCATTCACTGCGGCATCACCCGTAACCTCCAGCAGCGTCTGCTGCAGGAAAAACGGATCATGGGCGTGGTGAGCCGGGGTGGTTCGTTCCTGCTGGAGTGGATGAGCCACCACAAGAAGGAAAACCCCTTTTATGAGCATTTCGATGATCTGCTGGCCATCTTGAAGGAACACGAGGTGACGCTCAGCCTGGGTGACGGTATCCGTCCCGGCTGTCTGGCCGATGCCACCGACCGCAACCAGATCCAGGAGCTCATTCATCTGGGCGAGCTGACCCAGCGGGCCTGGGAGGCCGGAGTTCAGGTGATCATCGAGGGTCCGGGTCACATGCCGCTGGATCAGGTGTCGGCCAATGTCCTGCTGCAGAAGAAGATCTGTCACGGGGCGCCGTTCTATGTTCTCGGACCGCTGGTCACCGATATCGCTCCGGGGTATGATCATATTACCGGCGCTATCGGCGGGGCCATTGCCGCGGCCGCCGGGGCCGACTATCTCTGTTACGTCACCCCGGCCGAGCATCTGAAGCTGCCCGATATCCAGGATGTGCACGAAGGGGTGATCGCCTCCAAGATCGCGGCCCATGCGGCGGATATCGTCAAGGGGGTTCCCGGGGCCATGGAACTGGACAACGAAATGGCCCGGCGCCGGAATGCCCTGGACTGGAAGGGGCAGATCGAGCTGTCGGTGGATCCGGAGAAGGCGGCGCGGTTCAGGGAAGAGGGCTTGAGCGACAAGGGGCCCACCTGCTCCATGTGTGGTTCCTACTGCGCCATCCAGGTCTTCAACCGGTCCCAGCACAACCTGGAAAAGGAGCAGAAAAATGGTGGATGCGGGAGCAATTGCGGATCGGGTAAGTGA
- a CDS encoding cyclic nucleotide-binding domain-containing protein, protein MDFRNAIFVVTEEQGCPIYNVGEELKVEDNGLRVPEAKPVCLILVQEIIKATAEKRAFEHFSPGQGVQRSKFDCGGCSGLIRFEYKKEKEFATLQMKLLAAAEQRQRMRHLEEFFDLLRCLDIFEPLNDDDLTDLAALLKLREFPPGKVILQEGEPGTHLYIVLSGKVVVVGKDNLVLSELGAGEIFGEMSLLSGEPVTTSVHSREHTKLATLSSKDFKHVLNKFPVLQVFFYRMLVDRAQANTMRAGKIVSGMTGDLAEIAAVDLFQLINSSQKTGRVEMLLEDGEAVVLFNEGELVHARYRNQTGKEALFALLGKNRGRFSYTSGLAEEQKQLPVLGGFMGLIMEGMRRIDEQRERNGQQAGR, encoded by the coding sequence ATGGATTTTCGAAACGCTATCTTTGTGGTCACCGAGGAGCAGGGATGTCCCATCTACAACGTGGGCGAGGAGCTCAAGGTGGAGGACAACGGCCTGAGGGTACCCGAGGCCAAGCCGGTGTGCCTGATCCTGGTCCAGGAGATCATAAAAGCCACGGCGGAGAAACGGGCGTTCGAACATTTCAGTCCCGGCCAGGGGGTTCAGCGGTCCAAGTTCGACTGCGGTGGTTGTTCGGGACTGATCCGGTTCGAGTATAAGAAGGAAAAGGAGTTCGCCACCCTGCAGATGAAGCTGCTGGCCGCGGCCGAGCAGCGCCAGCGCATGCGTCATCTGGAGGAATTTTTCGATCTGCTTCGCTGCCTGGATATCTTCGAGCCCCTGAACGACGATGATCTCACCGATCTGGCCGCCCTGCTCAAGCTGCGGGAATTTCCGCCCGGCAAGGTCATTCTCCAGGAAGGCGAGCCGGGAACCCATCTCTATATCGTTCTCTCGGGCAAGGTGGTGGTCGTGGGTAAGGACAACCTGGTACTTTCCGAACTGGGCGCCGGCGAGATCTTTGGCGAGATGTCCCTGCTCTCCGGTGAACCGGTCACCACCTCGGTCCACTCCAGGGAGCACACCAAGCTGGCCACTCTGTCCAGTAAGGATTTCAAACACGTTCTCAATAAATTTCCTGTCCTGCAGGTCTTTTTTTACAGGATGCTGGTGGATCGGGCCCAGGCCAACACCATGCGAGCCGGTAAAATCGTCTCGGGCATGACCGGCGATCTGGCCGAGATCGCGGCTGTGGATCTCTTTCAGCTGATCAACTCAAGTCAGAAGACAGGCAGGGTGGAGATGCTGCTGGAAGACGGCGAGGCGGTGGTGCTCTTCAACGAGGGCGAACTGGTCCACGCCCGCTACCGGAACCAGACCGGTAAGGAGGCGCTTTTTGCCCTCCTGGGCAAGAACCGGGGCCGGTTCAGCTACACCTCTGGTCTTGCCGAGGAGCAGAAGCAGCTGCCGGTGCTGGGCGGCTTCATGGGGTTGATCATGGAAGGCATGCGGCGTATCGACGAGCAGCGGGAACGGAACGGGCAGCAGGCAGGCCGATAG
- the fabB gene encoding beta-ketoacyl-ACP synthase I, with translation MRRVVITGMGIVSPLGDTVAQVLDSLRQGKSGVTFQPAYEELGLRSRIGAFTRINIKEHIDKKTLRFMGDAAAYAYIAMQQAIEDAGLPPELVSNPATGLIIGSGGTSAENVVATADTIRQRGIRRLSPFMVPRTMSSTVSAGLTAPFKIKGLCYSISSACATGAHCIGAAMEQIMLGRQDIMFAGGADEEHWTQTCMFDAMGALSSRFNDCPEKASRPYDVDRDGFVVANGAGLVVLEELEHARKRGAKIYGEIVGYGATADGYEMVAPSGEGAVRCIRQALKTVPGPIDYINAHGTSTPIGDLVELRAIREVFGDNSPPISSTKSLSGHSLGAAGVHEAIYCLLMLEHGFIAASANIENMDPEAENMHIVTQLRETSLEIVMSNSYGFGGTNACLVFKKTVA, from the coding sequence ATGCGCCGCGTAGTTATCACTGGAATGGGGATCGTCTCTCCCCTTGGCGACACAGTGGCCCAGGTACTGGACTCGCTTCGACAGGGAAAGTCAGGGGTCACCTTTCAGCCGGCCTACGAGGAACTGGGCCTGCGCTCAAGGATCGGCGCCTTTACCCGGATCAATATCAAGGAACATATCGACAAGAAAACCCTGCGCTTCATGGGCGATGCCGCAGCCTATGCCTATATCGCCATGCAGCAGGCCATCGAGGACGCCGGACTCCCACCGGAACTGGTGAGCAACCCCGCCACCGGGCTCATCATCGGTTCCGGCGGCACCTCGGCGGAAAACGTGGTTGCCACCGCCGACACCATCCGCCAGCGGGGCATCCGGAGACTCAGCCCCTTCATGGTCCCCAGGACCATGAGCTCCACGGTTTCGGCCGGACTCACGGCCCCGTTCAAGATCAAGGGACTGTGTTATTCCATCTCCTCGGCCTGCGCCACCGGGGCCCACTGCATCGGCGCGGCCATGGAGCAGATCATGCTCGGCCGCCAGGACATCATGTTTGCCGGCGGGGCCGATGAGGAACACTGGACCCAGACGTGCATGTTCGATGCCATGGGGGCCCTGTCCAGCCGATTCAACGACTGCCCGGAAAAGGCTTCACGGCCCTACGATGTCGACCGGGACGGTTTCGTGGTCGCCAACGGGGCCGGACTGGTGGTACTGGAAGAGTTGGAACATGCCAGAAAACGGGGGGCAAAAATCTACGGCGAAATCGTCGGCTACGGGGCCACGGCCGACGGGTACGAGATGGTGGCGCCTTCCGGGGAAGGAGCGGTGCGCTGCATCCGCCAGGCCCTGAAGACTGTGCCCGGGCCCATCGACTATATCAATGCCCACGGCACCTCAACCCCCATCGGTGACCTGGTGGAACTGCGGGCCATCCGGGAGGTATTTGGCGACAACAGCCCGCCCATCAGCTCGACCAAGTCACTGTCCGGCCATTCGCTCGGCGCGGCCGGGGTACACGAGGCCATATACTGCCTGCTCATGCTCGAACACGGCTTCATCGCCGCCTCAGCCAATATCGAGAACATGGACCCGGAAGCCGAAAACATGCACATCGTCACCCAGCTGCGGGAAACATCGCTGGAGATTGTGATGTCCAACAGCTACGGTTTCGGCGGCACCAACGCCTGCCTGGTCTTCAAAAAAACCGTCGCCTGA
- a CDS encoding SDR family oxidoreductase, with the protein MAKTILVTGATSGFGRACAEKFARNGWQLIISGRRTERLEELRQAFPETPMHIAVLDVRDRTAVESMVASLPTRFADIDVLLNNAGLALGLHPAHEADLEDWETMVDTNIKGLFYLTRSLLPAMVERGRGHIINMGSVAGTWPYPGGNVYGATKAFVKQFSNNLRADLLGKGIRVTNIEPGLAETEFSVVRFHGDRQKADQVYQGTRPLTGEDIADIVWWAVNTPPHVNINSVEVMPTCQSWAPFAIHRNQEKG; encoded by the coding sequence ATGGCAAAAACAATCCTCGTAACCGGAGCGACCTCAGGTTTCGGCCGCGCCTGCGCCGAAAAATTTGCCCGTAATGGCTGGCAGCTGATCATCAGCGGCCGCCGCACCGAAAGGCTAGAAGAACTGCGCCAGGCCTTTCCCGAAACGCCCATGCATATTGCAGTGCTCGACGTGCGCGACAGGACCGCGGTGGAGAGCATGGTCGCATCCCTGCCGACACGGTTTGCGGATATTGATGTCCTACTCAACAACGCCGGCCTGGCCCTGGGCCTTCATCCGGCCCATGAGGCCGATCTGGAAGACTGGGAGACCATGGTCGACACCAACATCAAAGGCCTTTTCTACCTGACCCGGTCCCTGCTGCCAGCCATGGTGGAGCGTGGCCGGGGACATATCATCAACATGGGTTCCGTGGCCGGCACCTGGCCCTATCCCGGCGGCAACGTCTACGGGGCCACCAAGGCCTTTGTCAAACAGTTCTCCAACAACCTGCGGGCTGACCTGCTCGGCAAGGGAATCCGGGTCACCAACATCGAGCCCGGCCTGGCCGAGACCGAATTCTCTGTTGTCCGGTTCCATGGCGACCGGCAAAAAGCGGACCAGGTGTACCAGGGCACCCGGCCCCTTACCGGCGAGGACATTGCCGACATTGTCTGGTGGGCGGTCAACACGCCACCCCACGTCAACATCAACTCCGTGGAGGTCATGCCCACCTGCCAGAGCTGGGCCCCCTTTGCCATCCACCGAAACCAGGAAAAAGGGTAA
- a CDS encoding ferritin, with amino-acid sequence MLKKKIQKALNEQINAEMYSAYLYLSMESYFQSISLAGFATWMRGQVQEELTHAMKFYDFVGERGGRVVLDTIKKPVSTWESPLAAFEHILQHEQLVTGLINDLVDLAEKERDHATRIFLQWFVTEQVEEEATVGEIVDKLKLTRDNPSGLFFLDAELGKRVFTLQQSEG; translated from the coding sequence ATGCTGAAGAAGAAAATACAGAAGGCCCTCAACGAACAGATCAATGCCGAAATGTATTCGGCTTATCTCTACCTGTCCATGGAATCCTATTTCCAGTCCATCAGCCTTGCCGGTTTCGCCACCTGGATGCGGGGCCAGGTGCAGGAAGAGCTGACCCATGCCATGAAGTTCTATGATTTTGTCGGTGAACGCGGCGGGCGGGTTGTTCTGGACACCATCAAGAAGCCGGTCTCCACCTGGGAGTCGCCCCTGGCCGCCTTTGAGCATATTCTTCAGCATGAACAGCTGGTTACCGGGTTGATCAATGATCTGGTAGATCTGGCCGAGAAGGAAAGGGACCATGCCACCCGGATCTTTCTGCAGTGGTTTGTTACCGAACAGGTGGAAGAAGAGGCCACTGTGGGCGAGATCGTCGACAAGCTCAAGCTGACCAGGGATAACCCCTCGGGTCTGTTTTTCCTCGACGCCGAGCTGGGGAAACGGGTCTTTACTCTGCAGCAGAGTGAAGGCTGA
- a CDS encoding DVU0298 family protein: protein MSTRKIKKQVLDLLAGPDLETALSSLRKMEPKDVINALFSAIYRPEEPLRWYGITAMGEMVARLADKDMEEARIIMRRFLWSLNDESGGIGWGAPEAMAEVMSRHPGLAREYIHMLISYMREDGEEIAQDGNYLEHETLQRGLLWGIGRLAGTRPDMLLERGADHDLVHYLESPDAAVRGLAARALGLLGRADLATDRLRELARDPEPVRVYEDGRLRETTVAELARGALEESPA from the coding sequence ATGAGTACACGCAAGATAAAAAAACAGGTGCTTGACCTGCTGGCCGGGCCGGACCTGGAAACAGCGCTTTCGTCCCTGCGCAAAATGGAGCCAAAGGATGTGATCAATGCCCTGTTTTCCGCGATATACCGTCCTGAAGAGCCGCTGCGCTGGTACGGTATCACCGCCATGGGCGAGATGGTGGCCCGGTTGGCCGACAAGGACATGGAAGAGGCGCGGATCATCATGCGCCGGTTTCTCTGGAGTCTCAACGACGAATCCGGCGGCATCGGCTGGGGTGCGCCCGAGGCCATGGCCGAGGTCATGAGTCGTCATCCCGGGCTTGCCCGGGAGTACATCCACATGCTGATCTCCTACATGCGCGAAGACGGCGAGGAGATTGCCCAGGATGGCAACTATCTCGAACATGAGACCCTGCAGCGGGGGCTGCTCTGGGGGATCGGCCGACTGGCCGGGACCAGGCCGGATATGCTCCTTGAGCGGGGGGCCGACCATGACCTGGTCCATTACCTGGAATCCCCGGACGCTGCAGTGCGCGGTCTGGCGGCCCGGGCCCTGGGGCTGCTGGGTCGGGCTGACCTGGCCACCGATCGGCTGCGGGAGCTTGCCCGGGATCCGGAACCGGTCCGGGTGTACGAGGACGGTCGACTCCGGGAGACCACGGTGGCTGAACTGGCCCGCGGGGCCTTGGAAGAGAGCCCTGCATGA
- a CDS encoding nitrilase-related carbon-nitrogen hydrolase — MTPRISRAGFIQFRIVPGEPGANLERVRDLCRDCPSVAGSLLVLPELWGYGFVYRRFPELVRETPVLLEGLTALAAELDCVFAGSLLERDQETDQRYNTLFFVSGDGVVGTWRKMHLFRLWEEDRYLVPGSRPAPVRIGGSLVGGLVCYDLRFPELAREQVFAGANLLVVSAEWPKVRLDHWRILLRSRAVENQVFVVAANGCGQVGLQELAGHSMVIAPDGEVLAESGGREAAMVRDLDQGRIDTLRSRFCSVGERPWLHRDTDKLVSPVTIEDRLGPIRAQGSRIVLAQGRFAELTPELVATLEQARCQGDLLVVGLGPGGPELSRQGRLIASLGCVDLVVLCHGEPGRNLATAVCPDVLVPLGSEV; from the coding sequence ATGACTCCGCGGATTTCCCGGGCCGGTTTTATCCAGTTCCGGATCGTACCGGGTGAGCCGGGCGCCAATCTGGAACGGGTCCGTGATCTCTGCCGGGATTGTCCTTCAGTGGCCGGGAGTCTGCTGGTCCTGCCGGAGTTATGGGGATACGGTTTTGTTTATCGCCGCTTCCCGGAGCTGGTCCGGGAGACCCCGGTGCTCCTCGAAGGCTTGACCGCGCTCGCCGCCGAGCTCGACTGTGTCTTTGCCGGGTCGCTGCTCGAGCGGGATCAGGAGACGGATCAGCGCTACAATACGCTTTTTTTTGTCAGTGGTGACGGGGTGGTCGGCACCTGGCGGAAAATGCATCTGTTTCGGTTATGGGAAGAGGATCGATACCTCGTTCCCGGTTCGCGGCCGGCACCGGTGCGGATCGGCGGTTCCCTGGTGGGAGGGCTGGTCTGTTACGACCTGCGTTTCCCGGAGCTTGCCAGGGAGCAGGTGTTTGCCGGGGCCAATTTGCTTGTGGTCTCGGCCGAGTGGCCAAAGGTGCGCCTTGATCACTGGCGGATCCTGCTGCGGTCCCGGGCGGTGGAAAACCAGGTCTTCGTCGTCGCTGCCAACGGCTGCGGTCAGGTCGGACTCCAGGAGCTGGCAGGCCATTCCATGGTCATCGCCCCGGATGGTGAGGTATTGGCCGAGTCCGGAGGGCGAGAGGCAGCTATGGTTCGGGATCTGGACCAGGGGCGGATCGATACCCTCCGGTCCCGGTTCTGCAGTGTGGGAGAACGGCCCTGGCTGCACCGGGACACGGACAAGCTGGTGAGTCCGGTGACCATTGAAGACCGCCTTGGTCCCATCCGTGCTCAGGGCAGCCGTATCGTTCTGGCCCAGGGCCGGTTTGCGGAGTTGACGCCTGAACTGGTGGCCACCCTGGAACAGGCCCGTTGTCAGGGTGATCTGCTCGTGGTCGGACTGGGGCCGGGTGGCCCGGAGCTGTCCCGTCAGGGCCGGCTGATCGCATCCCTTGGCTGCGTGGACCTGGTGGTCCTCTGTCACGGGGAGCCTGGTCGGAACCTGGCCACGGCGGTGTGTCCCGATGTCCTGGTTCCTCTGGGGAGTGAGGTTTGA
- a CDS encoding heavy-metal-associated domain-containing protein, with protein sequence MPTITIRGMKCQHCAASAAKALEALDGVSRVRIDLEKGEATWEGEVALDEVREAIARAGYEVVDQD encoded by the coding sequence ATGCCGACCATTACAATCAGGGGAATGAAATGTCAGCATTGTGCCGCCTCGGCGGCAAAAGCCCTGGAAGCCCTGGACGGGGTGAGCCGGGTCCGTATTGATCTGGAAAAGGGTGAGGCCACCTGGGAAGGGGAGGTCGCCCTGGATGAGGTCAGGGAGGCCATCGCCAGGGCAGGGTATGAGGTGGTGGATCAGGATTGA